From a region of the Asterias amurensis chromosome 2, ASM3211899v1 genome:
- the LOC139954398 gene encoding uncharacterized protein isoform X2, translated as MTHENGSAQGLPMGSSHLSADEIKQAATQPGASAEDNLGVRTLATNKLPDSLNDGFQTRDGLSEDTDGKRPSSPDEVKSHQGSSVAETRSTITKDTESLASEPVVQQLMRKINQAANGNDGPKTSANYCNFPSGFQQRNYYEHSKKLTDFVDVTYNPRTRQFIFLDTRGITTWDKDGIEHTVSRSLSFPKYVNKFLRNIIYARKYNVYFCLAKDFSLKVLNKDFYETCNVASDLSSVMFLIFNPVKDELITGGVKGTKVWEFKQVTDQVWTEIKPMANYGLFLKRELTGIKGGWIRKVELELQLQHLYCCSDTDILCYNMEGKPLFRLNNAHKSQINGCKYSPQARMLITCSNDNDVKVWSMTGGHVHTFRGHSRSVTGIVLHPETSTLVLTSSMDGSVRMWSLDIMEPMYTLVISTDGIEWMGLTGEKYLWTATHHDLGVWHLNHVVQFYALARCRINSLQTAGCEGKTTRLVAVGEDSSVRLVSMKDQKSLSTVLPPPSISPLQQVLGVTYNRECSMVYLLISEEEIWVYTMRTDPACRTAVWDLNRLQDKINTRGPSALSRNGSAGASTSPRHRPASRGPASSQLGYTFPTHRATLQGRGLHQTTSPCTSIATVTSHVMYWAEEGFVCPLNDNFLVLGLKDGRILFMDPMLFGHRYCELQASKDSIFDMVFDKAHSTLIAKSHLRDNDVFQFWSLPGLELQHLVDVPRDVTGYSRLGSVFLTGHSDGSLILHHLKPVTSSMVYSIPDEGVVVKDRQRDHVAPIVAVDSCCGLQIFVSCSSDGAVKVWDTEKSLMTEIALEEPISAARFINSKGDLMLGYMNHLFFITHTKVLPTSAKTQFPEENFETESEIYEDPAVRYEGAAANPDPLDMEGYLVPFNLDYNERFRGGRSSLTASNASSDKSDEEDSDGDFSMAPTEMYISPSITPRRLSTVDLLTSGKDVSKEEMRSKVQALSLIKKRRSRSSKLNLIQREDVPLDFDMPQFGTSPGPSPTPSPPSSRSEYDVSEDESEAEDESDEDGEAMEEEADVKLTNKISLMEMQELQKKESKEIKAGVIRLSDLKQPDEEVSKYSMSKMKIDAKSLLKRVPVTIPKPLKLDRTSQPLMATVAEIKSTQDNLQKSSGQPRMKTPVKKKAKKGERVRVGDRAAAAAAAAAAAAAAAAKMSAAERQAEVSATSLSQAEPSRTSASKLTVSVDGGVTSKRSVVSSTSSASTPSPQTSDPSLKSKPNVAVPALPVVQKDSKSSSTEKKPAKPGEKQTKQKVTGKGSKKSILDDWKKPKAPQSATSETQADASDEETMRAVSAGTRDSERPVSSTHGADVATDIGEDRGAESDDNPQELTSDDPGDDGVMRDSDSSPMSRPNSSPFDSRLQSASSYHSTHSQRDRDSVTPNQNSGRRSQTNSPYDISGNDQGIVLDTPSRYQSQTPQNLVTPSPKPTGTPLHRPSKPSMSLPPRPTRPVDRDRAPRETRGEERQRENEIHIPTAVADDKIPFSTEMEGRLARPNTAEGRSSLQRPHTAAANLHVNFESDVLFDGHDTPIPRYLSCPGSPADFKALYRNDGLHFEDNWQEKMIVRHQILKQQKEQRAQSAADRRRLLELRKRQRRKALLGHHHCASDAANDASPQEVYVTRSDTSLHMMRKRCQSAPTGRVVPSSPPVQPRQAFGQQKEPDLSSERPYRFRLNRSAPPKPRIPTEDFFEEPGSILVKRPQSTKSIPSKTRFQTEEVYDDAELYYQSQPGSLIVKRPHSSNSIPSKTRRYVLVTKIQGDPETPLPTSLERQLLAERFPQTRHRLQMHPQESHKPSPSMELVNISCVGEGPFS; from the exons ATGACCCATGAAAATGGGTCTGCCCAGGGACTACCGATGGGCAGTTCACATCTCAGTGCAGATGAGATTAAACAAGCTGCCACACAGCCTGGTGCCTCAGCCGAGGACAATCTAGGTGTGAGAACGTTAGCTACAAACAAGTTACCAGACAGCTTAAATGATGGATTCCAGACGAGGGATGGATTATCGGAAGACACTGATGGGAAGAGGCCAAGCTCCCCCGATGAGGTCAAATCTCACCAAGGCTCATCAGTAGCTGAGACTCGATCAACAATCACGAAAGACACAGAGAGTTTGGCTAGTGAGCCAGTTGTTCAACAGCTCATGAGGAAAATTAATCAGGCAGCAAATGGAAATGATGGTCCGAAGACTTCCGCAAACTACTGTAATTTCCCCAGTGGATTTCAGCAGAGGAACTATTACGAGCATAGCAAGAAATTGACAGATTTTGTTGATG tTACTTACAATCCACGAACCAGACAGTTCATCTTCTTGGATACAAGGGGAATCACTACATGGGATAAGGATGGTATTGAACATACTG TTAGTCGAAGCCTAAGCTTTCCCAAGTATGTCAACAAGTTTCTAAGGAATATTATATATGCCAGGAAGTATAATGTGTACTTCTGCCTTGCCAAAGACTTCTCTCTCAAG GTACTCAACAAGGATTTCTATGAGACGTGTAATGTAGCCTCCGATCTCAGTTCAGTCATGTTCCTCATCTTCAACCCAGTGAAAGATGAACTGATAACCGGTGGGGTCAAAGGAACAAAG GTCTGGGAGTTCAAGCAAGTGACTGACCAAGTGTGGACAGAGATCAAACCAATGGCCAACTATGGACTGTTTTTAAA GAGAGAGTTAACAGGAATCAAAGGAGGCTGGATCAGGAAGGTAGAGCTAGAATTACAGCTTCAACATCTGTACTGCTGCTCGGATACTGATATACTATGCTACAACATGGAAGGCAAACCTCTCTTTAGGCTTAACAA TGCACACAAATCGCAGATAAATGGCTGTAAATATTCACCGCAAGCAAGGATGCTGATCACATGTTCTAACGATAATGATG TCAAAGTGTGGAGTATGACTGGCGGGCATGTACACACATTCAGGGGTCATTCGCGGTCAGTCACAGGGATAGTACTCCACCCAGAGACGTCAACCCTTGTGCTGACGAGCTCCATGGACGGTTCCGTCAGAATGTGGTCACTAGACATCATGGAACCAATGTATAC GCTTGTTATATCAACGGACGGCATTGAGTGGATGGGCCTGACTGGAGAGAAGTACCTATGGACGGCTACACATCATGACCTTGGCGTATGGCATCTCAACCACGTGGTGCAGTTCTATGCGCTGGCACGCTGTCGTATTAACTCATTGCAGACTGCTGGCTGTGAAGGGAAGACGACCAGGCTAGTGGCAGTTGGAGAAGATAGCAG TGTACGTCTTGTATCCATGAAGGATCAGAAGAGTTTGTCTACTGTCCTGCCTCCTCCGTCAATCTCTCCTTTACAGCAGGTCCTTGGGGTCACATACAATAGAGAGTGCAGCATGGTGTACCTACTCATCAGTGAAGAGGAAATATGGGTTTATACAATGAG AACGGACCCAGCTTGTCGGACTGCTGTATGGGACTTAAATCGTCTTCAAGATAAGATCAACACTAGAGGGCCTTCTGCATTAAGCAGGAATGGATCAGCCGGCGCCTCGACATCCCCAAG acaTCGGCCAGCTTCAAGAGGGCCCGCCTCCAGTCAGTTAGGGTATACCTTCCCCACCCACCGAGCGACTCTTCAAGGTAGAGGGCTCCACCAGACCACCTCACCTTGTACCTCCATTGCTACTGTCACCTCTCATGTCATGTACTGGGCTGAAGAGGGCTTTGTATGCCCCTTGAATGATAACTTCCTTGTGCTTGGCCTCAAG GATGGGCGTATTCTGTTTATGGATCCAATGTTGTTTGGCCATCGATATTGTGAATTACAAgcaagcaaagattca ATCTTTGACATGGTATTTGATAAAGCTCACAGCACCCTGATAGCCAAGAGCCACCTTAGAGATAATGACGTCTTTCAGTTCTGGTCTCTGCCTGGTCTTGAGCTCCAACATTTGGTTGATGTTCCAAGGGATGTCACTGGCTACTCGAGACTA GGTTCTGTCTTTCTCACGGGTCATTCAGATGGAAGCCTGATCTTGCACCATTTAAAACCAGTTACGAGCTCAATGGTCTATTCCATTCCTGATGAGGGGGTGGTGGTGAAAGATAGACAGAGGGACCACGTTGCACCAATTGTTGCAGTCGACTCTTGTTGTGGCCTTCAGATCTTCGTGTCCTGCAG ttctgaTGGTGCAGTAAAGGTATGGGATACAGAGAAGTCCCTTATGACTGAGATTGCTCTGGAAGAACCGATAAGTGCCGCTAGATTCATCAACTCAAAGGGAGACCTGATGTTGGGATACATGAATCATCTCTTTTTTATCACTCATACGAAGG TTTTACCGACTTCAGCCAAGACCCAGTTCCCTGAAGAAAACTTTGAAACAG aatCTGAGATTTATGAGGATCCAGCTGTGCGCTATGAAGGAGCCGCGGCTAACCCAGACCCTCTGGACATGGAGGGATATTTG GTTCCTTTTAATTTGGATTATAATGAGAGATTCAGAGGAGGCCGATCATCGCTGACTGCATCTAATGCCTCATCCGACAAG TCTGATGAGGAAGATTCTGATGGTGATTTCTCTATGGCTCCTACTGAGATGTACATATCCCCAAGTATTACCCCAAGACGTCTCTCAACAGTTGACCTCTTGACCTCTGGGAAAGATGTCAGCAAGGAGGAGATGAGGAGCAAAGTTCAAG CTCTGTCTTTAATCAAAAAGCGTCGGAGTAGATCCAGCAAGTTGAATCTTATTCAGAGGGAGGATGTTCCACTGGACTTTGATATGCCTCAGTTTGGGACCTCACCAGGCCCGTCACCTACCCCATCACCACCTTCATCCCGCAGTGAATATGACGTCTCAGAG GATGAGAGTGAGGCTGAAGATGAATCTGATGAGGATGGGGAAGCTATGGAGGAGGAGGCAGACGTCAAACTAACCAACAAGATATCAC TTATGGAAATGCAAGAGTTGCAGAAGAAAGAATCCAAGGAGATTAAAGCTGGGGTCATTCGACTCTCTGACCTGAAACAGCCCGACGAGGAAGTGTCTAAGTACAGCATGTCTAAGATGAAGATTGACGCTAAGTCACTGCTGAAGAGGGTACCAGTGACTATACCCAAGCCATTGAAGCTTGACAGGACTTCCCAG CCCCTCATGGCAACAGTTGCGGAAATTAAGAGCACACAAGACAATTTGCAG AAATCCTCGGGCCAACCTCGCATGAAAACACCCGTCAAGAAGAAGGCCAAGAAAGGGGAGAGAGTACGCGTTGGTGACagggctgctgctgctgctgctgctgctgctgctgctgctgctgctgctgccaaGATGTCTGCTGCTGAACGTCAGGCCGAGGTTTCTGCTACATCCCTAAGCCAAGCTGAACCATCGAGGACATCCGCTTCCAAACTGACTGTATCTGTTGACGGTGGTGTCACATCAAAG AGAAGTGTCGTGTCTTCAACATCTTCAGCTTCCACGCCTAGTCCCCAAACATCTGATCCGTCCTTAAAGTCCAAACCAAACGTTGCCGTCCCTGCTCTTCCAGTAGTCCAGAAGGACTCCAAGTCGTCATCTACTGAGAAGAAACCAGCGAAGCCTGGAGAGAAACAAACGAAGCAGAAAGTAACGGGGAAAGGCAGCAAGAAGTCCATTCTGGATGATTGGAAGAAACCCAAGGCTCCTCAGTCAGCTACCTCAGAG acCCAGGCAGATGCCTCTGATGAGGAGACTATGAGAGCTGTTTCTGCAGGGACAAGAGACAGTGAGAGACCCGTGTCTTCTACCCATGGTGCTGACGTAGCCACAGATATAGGAGAAG ATCGTGGGGCAGAGAGTGACGATAACCCCCAGGAGCTTACCTCCGACGATCCTGGTGACGATGGGGTCATGAGAGACTCAGATTCCTCTCCTATGTCGAGGCCAAACAGCAGCCCGTTCGACAGCAGGTTGCAGTCGGCGAGCTCTTATCATTCCACTCACAGCCAGAGAGACAGAGACTCTGTGACCCCGAATCAGAATAGTGGGCGACGGTCTCAGACCAACAGCCCGTATGACATCAGTGGAAACGATCAG GGAATAGTCTTGGATACTCCTTCAAGGTATCAGTCCCAAACACCTCAAAATCTGGTAACCCCATCACCCAAACCCACCGGCACCCCATTGCATCGACCATCAAAGCCCAGCATGTCCCTCCCTCCCCGGCCGACTAGACCTGTAGATAGAGACCGCGCCCCCAGGGAGACCAGAGGTGAGGAGAGACAGCGAGAGAATGAGATTCACATCCCTACAGCGGTGGCTGATGATAAGATTCCGTTCAGTACAGAGATGGAGGGAAGGCTCGCTAGACCTAACACTGCAGAAG GAAGGAGCTCGTTACAGCGCCCTCACACTGCTGCTGCAAATCTGCACGTCAACTTTGAAAGTGAT GTTCTTTTTGATGGTCATGACACCCCAATACCAAGATATTTGAGCTGTCCAGG CAGTCCAGCAGACTTTAAGGCGCTATATAGGAATGATGGATTACACTTTGAGGACAATTGGCAAGAGAAAATGATTGTCAG ACATCAGATTCTAAAGCAGCAGAAAGAGCAGCGAGCTCAGAGCGCTGCAGACAGGAGACGACTTCTTGAGTTACGAAAGAGACAAAGAAGGAAGGCTCTTCTTGGCCATCATCACTGTGCATCGGATGCAGCAAATGACGCCTCACCTCAAGAAG TGTATGTCACACGATCCGATACATCCTTGCATATGATGAGGAAGCGATGTCAGAGCGCCCCCACTGGCCGGGTTGTGCCATCCTCTCCACCGGTCCAGCCACGGCAGGCATTTGGACAGCAGAAAGAACCAGACTTGAGCTCTGAAAGACCTTACAG
- the LOC139954398 gene encoding uncharacterized protein isoform X1, whose product MTHENGSAQGLPMGSSHLSADEIKQAATQPGASAEDNLGVRTLATNKLPDSLNDGFQTRDGLSEDTDGKRPSSPDEVKSHQGSSVAETRSTITKDTESLASEPVVQQLMRKINQAANGNDGPKTSANYCNFPSGFQQRNYYEHSKKLTDFVDVTYNPRTRQFIFLDTRGITTWDKDGIEHTVSRSLSFPKYVNKFLRNIIYARKYNVYFCLAKDFSLKVLNKDFYETCNVASDLSSVMFLIFNPVKDELITGGVKGTKVWEFKQVTDQVWTEIKPMANYGLFLKRELTGIKGGWIRKVELELQLQHLYCCSDTDILCYNMEGKPLFRLNNAHKSQINGCKYSPQARMLITCSNDNDVKVWSMTGGHVHTFRGHSRSVTGIVLHPETSTLVLTSSMDGSVRMWSLDIMEPMYTLVISTDGIEWMGLTGEKYLWTATHHDLGVWHLNHVVQFYALARCRINSLQTAGCEGKTTRLVAVGEDSSVRLVSMKDQKSLSTVLPPPSISPLQQVLGVTYNRECSMVYLLISEEEIWVYTMRTDPACRTAVWDLNRLQDKINTRGPSALSRNGSAGASTSPRHRPASRGPASSQLGYTFPTHRATLQGRGLHQTTSPCTSIATVTSHVMYWAEEGFVCPLNDNFLVLGLKDGRILFMDPMLFGHRYCELQASKDSIFDMVFDKAHSTLIAKSHLRDNDVFQFWSLPGLELQHLVDVPRDVTGYSRLGSVFLTGHSDGSLILHHLKPVTSSMVYSIPDEGVVVKDRQRDHVAPIVAVDSCCGLQIFVSCSSDGAVKVWDTEKSLMTEIALEEPISAARFINSKGDLMLGYMNHLFFITHTKVLPTSAKTQFPEENFETESEIYEDPAVRYEGAAANPDPLDMEGYLVPFNLDYNERFRGGRSSLTASNASSDKSDEEDSDGDFSMAPTEMYISPSITPRRLSTVDLLTSGKDVSKEEMRSKVQALSLIKKRRSRSSKLNLIQREDVPLDFDMPQFGTSPGPSPTPSPPSSRSEYDVSEDESEAEDESDEDGEAMEEEADVKLTNKISLMEMQELQKKESKEIKAGVIRLSDLKQPDEEVSKYSMSKMKIDAKSLLKRVPVTIPKPLKLDRTSQPLMATVAEIKSTQDNLQKSSGQPRMKTPVKKKAKKGERVRVGDRAAAAAAAAAAAAAAAAKMSAAERQAEVSATSLSQAEPSRTSASKLTVSVDGGVTSKRSVVSSTSSASTPSPQTSDPSLKSKPNVAVPALPVVQKDSKSSSTEKKPAKPGEKQTKQKVTGKGSKKSILDDWKKPKAPQSATSETQADASDEETMRAVSAGTRDSERPVSSTHGADVATDIGEGITAMYKAASRMAIANKYNPLRAKSPGATTTTPSHTDRGAESDDNPQELTSDDPGDDGVMRDSDSSPMSRPNSSPFDSRLQSASSYHSTHSQRDRDSVTPNQNSGRRSQTNSPYDISGNDQGIVLDTPSRYQSQTPQNLVTPSPKPTGTPLHRPSKPSMSLPPRPTRPVDRDRAPRETRGEERQRENEIHIPTAVADDKIPFSTEMEGRLARPNTAEGRSSLQRPHTAAANLHVNFESDVLFDGHDTPIPRYLSCPGSPADFKALYRNDGLHFEDNWQEKMIVRHQILKQQKEQRAQSAADRRRLLELRKRQRRKALLGHHHCASDAANDASPQEVYVTRSDTSLHMMRKRCQSAPTGRVVPSSPPVQPRQAFGQQKEPDLSSERPYRFRLNRSAPPKPRIPTEDFFEEPGSILVKRPQSTKSIPSKTRFQTEEVYDDAELYYQSQPGSLIVKRPHSSNSIPSKTRRYVLVTKIQGDPETPLPTSLERQLLAERFPQTRHRLQMHPQESHKPSPSMELVNISCVGEGPFS is encoded by the exons ATGACCCATGAAAATGGGTCTGCCCAGGGACTACCGATGGGCAGTTCACATCTCAGTGCAGATGAGATTAAACAAGCTGCCACACAGCCTGGTGCCTCAGCCGAGGACAATCTAGGTGTGAGAACGTTAGCTACAAACAAGTTACCAGACAGCTTAAATGATGGATTCCAGACGAGGGATGGATTATCGGAAGACACTGATGGGAAGAGGCCAAGCTCCCCCGATGAGGTCAAATCTCACCAAGGCTCATCAGTAGCTGAGACTCGATCAACAATCACGAAAGACACAGAGAGTTTGGCTAGTGAGCCAGTTGTTCAACAGCTCATGAGGAAAATTAATCAGGCAGCAAATGGAAATGATGGTCCGAAGACTTCCGCAAACTACTGTAATTTCCCCAGTGGATTTCAGCAGAGGAACTATTACGAGCATAGCAAGAAATTGACAGATTTTGTTGATG tTACTTACAATCCACGAACCAGACAGTTCATCTTCTTGGATACAAGGGGAATCACTACATGGGATAAGGATGGTATTGAACATACTG TTAGTCGAAGCCTAAGCTTTCCCAAGTATGTCAACAAGTTTCTAAGGAATATTATATATGCCAGGAAGTATAATGTGTACTTCTGCCTTGCCAAAGACTTCTCTCTCAAG GTACTCAACAAGGATTTCTATGAGACGTGTAATGTAGCCTCCGATCTCAGTTCAGTCATGTTCCTCATCTTCAACCCAGTGAAAGATGAACTGATAACCGGTGGGGTCAAAGGAACAAAG GTCTGGGAGTTCAAGCAAGTGACTGACCAAGTGTGGACAGAGATCAAACCAATGGCCAACTATGGACTGTTTTTAAA GAGAGAGTTAACAGGAATCAAAGGAGGCTGGATCAGGAAGGTAGAGCTAGAATTACAGCTTCAACATCTGTACTGCTGCTCGGATACTGATATACTATGCTACAACATGGAAGGCAAACCTCTCTTTAGGCTTAACAA TGCACACAAATCGCAGATAAATGGCTGTAAATATTCACCGCAAGCAAGGATGCTGATCACATGTTCTAACGATAATGATG TCAAAGTGTGGAGTATGACTGGCGGGCATGTACACACATTCAGGGGTCATTCGCGGTCAGTCACAGGGATAGTACTCCACCCAGAGACGTCAACCCTTGTGCTGACGAGCTCCATGGACGGTTCCGTCAGAATGTGGTCACTAGACATCATGGAACCAATGTATAC GCTTGTTATATCAACGGACGGCATTGAGTGGATGGGCCTGACTGGAGAGAAGTACCTATGGACGGCTACACATCATGACCTTGGCGTATGGCATCTCAACCACGTGGTGCAGTTCTATGCGCTGGCACGCTGTCGTATTAACTCATTGCAGACTGCTGGCTGTGAAGGGAAGACGACCAGGCTAGTGGCAGTTGGAGAAGATAGCAG TGTACGTCTTGTATCCATGAAGGATCAGAAGAGTTTGTCTACTGTCCTGCCTCCTCCGTCAATCTCTCCTTTACAGCAGGTCCTTGGGGTCACATACAATAGAGAGTGCAGCATGGTGTACCTACTCATCAGTGAAGAGGAAATATGGGTTTATACAATGAG AACGGACCCAGCTTGTCGGACTGCTGTATGGGACTTAAATCGTCTTCAAGATAAGATCAACACTAGAGGGCCTTCTGCATTAAGCAGGAATGGATCAGCCGGCGCCTCGACATCCCCAAG acaTCGGCCAGCTTCAAGAGGGCCCGCCTCCAGTCAGTTAGGGTATACCTTCCCCACCCACCGAGCGACTCTTCAAGGTAGAGGGCTCCACCAGACCACCTCACCTTGTACCTCCATTGCTACTGTCACCTCTCATGTCATGTACTGGGCTGAAGAGGGCTTTGTATGCCCCTTGAATGATAACTTCCTTGTGCTTGGCCTCAAG GATGGGCGTATTCTGTTTATGGATCCAATGTTGTTTGGCCATCGATATTGTGAATTACAAgcaagcaaagattca ATCTTTGACATGGTATTTGATAAAGCTCACAGCACCCTGATAGCCAAGAGCCACCTTAGAGATAATGACGTCTTTCAGTTCTGGTCTCTGCCTGGTCTTGAGCTCCAACATTTGGTTGATGTTCCAAGGGATGTCACTGGCTACTCGAGACTA GGTTCTGTCTTTCTCACGGGTCATTCAGATGGAAGCCTGATCTTGCACCATTTAAAACCAGTTACGAGCTCAATGGTCTATTCCATTCCTGATGAGGGGGTGGTGGTGAAAGATAGACAGAGGGACCACGTTGCACCAATTGTTGCAGTCGACTCTTGTTGTGGCCTTCAGATCTTCGTGTCCTGCAG ttctgaTGGTGCAGTAAAGGTATGGGATACAGAGAAGTCCCTTATGACTGAGATTGCTCTGGAAGAACCGATAAGTGCCGCTAGATTCATCAACTCAAAGGGAGACCTGATGTTGGGATACATGAATCATCTCTTTTTTATCACTCATACGAAGG TTTTACCGACTTCAGCCAAGACCCAGTTCCCTGAAGAAAACTTTGAAACAG aatCTGAGATTTATGAGGATCCAGCTGTGCGCTATGAAGGAGCCGCGGCTAACCCAGACCCTCTGGACATGGAGGGATATTTG GTTCCTTTTAATTTGGATTATAATGAGAGATTCAGAGGAGGCCGATCATCGCTGACTGCATCTAATGCCTCATCCGACAAG TCTGATGAGGAAGATTCTGATGGTGATTTCTCTATGGCTCCTACTGAGATGTACATATCCCCAAGTATTACCCCAAGACGTCTCTCAACAGTTGACCTCTTGACCTCTGGGAAAGATGTCAGCAAGGAGGAGATGAGGAGCAAAGTTCAAG CTCTGTCTTTAATCAAAAAGCGTCGGAGTAGATCCAGCAAGTTGAATCTTATTCAGAGGGAGGATGTTCCACTGGACTTTGATATGCCTCAGTTTGGGACCTCACCAGGCCCGTCACCTACCCCATCACCACCTTCATCCCGCAGTGAATATGACGTCTCAGAG GATGAGAGTGAGGCTGAAGATGAATCTGATGAGGATGGGGAAGCTATGGAGGAGGAGGCAGACGTCAAACTAACCAACAAGATATCAC TTATGGAAATGCAAGAGTTGCAGAAGAAAGAATCCAAGGAGATTAAAGCTGGGGTCATTCGACTCTCTGACCTGAAACAGCCCGACGAGGAAGTGTCTAAGTACAGCATGTCTAAGATGAAGATTGACGCTAAGTCACTGCTGAAGAGGGTACCAGTGACTATACCCAAGCCATTGAAGCTTGACAGGACTTCCCAG CCCCTCATGGCAACAGTTGCGGAAATTAAGAGCACACAAGACAATTTGCAG AAATCCTCGGGCCAACCTCGCATGAAAACACCCGTCAAGAAGAAGGCCAAGAAAGGGGAGAGAGTACGCGTTGGTGACagggctgctgctgctgctgctgctgctgctgctgctgctgctgctgctgccaaGATGTCTGCTGCTGAACGTCAGGCCGAGGTTTCTGCTACATCCCTAAGCCAAGCTGAACCATCGAGGACATCCGCTTCCAAACTGACTGTATCTGTTGACGGTGGTGTCACATCAAAG AGAAGTGTCGTGTCTTCAACATCTTCAGCTTCCACGCCTAGTCCCCAAACATCTGATCCGTCCTTAAAGTCCAAACCAAACGTTGCCGTCCCTGCTCTTCCAGTAGTCCAGAAGGACTCCAAGTCGTCATCTACTGAGAAGAAACCAGCGAAGCCTGGAGAGAAACAAACGAAGCAGAAAGTAACGGGGAAAGGCAGCAAGAAGTCCATTCTGGATGATTGGAAGAAACCCAAGGCTCCTCAGTCAGCTACCTCAGAG acCCAGGCAGATGCCTCTGATGAGGAGACTATGAGAGCTGTTTCTGCAGGGACAAGAGACAGTGAGAGACCCGTGTCTTCTACCCATGGTGCTGACGTAGCCACAGATATAGGAGAAG GCATCACCGCTATGTACAAAGCTGCTTCACGAATGGCTATAGCTAATAAGTACAACCCTCTGAGAGCTAAAAGCCCTggggcaacaacaacaacccccTCCCATACAGATCGTGGGGCAGAGAGTGACGATAACCCCCAGGAGCTTACCTCCGACGATCCTGGTGACGATGGGGTCATGAGAGACTCAGATTCCTCTCCTATGTCGAGGCCAAACAGCAGCCCGTTCGACAGCAGGTTGCAGTCGGCGAGCTCTTATCATTCCACTCACAGCCAGAGAGACAGAGACTCTGTGACCCCGAATCAGAATAGTGGGCGACGGTCTCAGACCAACAGCCCGTATGACATCAGTGGAAACGATCAG GGAATAGTCTTGGATACTCCTTCAAGGTATCAGTCCCAAACACCTCAAAATCTGGTAACCCCATCACCCAAACCCACCGGCACCCCATTGCATCGACCATCAAAGCCCAGCATGTCCCTCCCTCCCCGGCCGACTAGACCTGTAGATAGAGACCGCGCCCCCAGGGAGACCAGAGGTGAGGAGAGACAGCGAGAGAATGAGATTCACATCCCTACAGCGGTGGCTGATGATAAGATTCCGTTCAGTACAGAGATGGAGGGAAGGCTCGCTAGACCTAACACTGCAGAAG GAAGGAGCTCGTTACAGCGCCCTCACACTGCTGCTGCAAATCTGCACGTCAACTTTGAAAGTGAT GTTCTTTTTGATGGTCATGACACCCCAATACCAAGATATTTGAGCTGTCCAGG CAGTCCAGCAGACTTTAAGGCGCTATATAGGAATGATGGATTACACTTTGAGGACAATTGGCAAGAGAAAATGATTGTCAG ACATCAGATTCTAAAGCAGCAGAAAGAGCAGCGAGCTCAGAGCGCTGCAGACAGGAGACGACTTCTTGAGTTACGAAAGAGACAAAGAAGGAAGGCTCTTCTTGGCCATCATCACTGTGCATCGGATGCAGCAAATGACGCCTCACCTCAAGAAG TGTATGTCACACGATCCGATACATCCTTGCATATGATGAGGAAGCGATGTCAGAGCGCCCCCACTGGCCGGGTTGTGCCATCCTCTCCACCGGTCCAGCCACGGCAGGCATTTGGACAGCAGAAAGAACCAGACTTGAGCTCTGAAAGACCTTACAG